A window of Solanum stenotomum isolate F172 chromosome 3, ASM1918654v1, whole genome shotgun sequence contains these coding sequences:
- the LOC125859997 gene encoding nuclear pore complex protein NUP96 isoform X1 encodes MEVELGTSEQLIVSQSQCKRRKISALDQILGENEADLPTLRSPDYFTDPCLSELAVRELMSSGYCSKVENFTVGRFGYGFVKFSGETDVRGLDLDRIVKFSRHEVIVYEDENDKPPVGMGLNKPAEVTLLLEIRSSKHYDVDSSRELVEKLRLRTERQGARFISFDPSNGEWKFFVQHFSRFGLNDEEEDEDMIIDAVSPEVQDPADMNGRDVSDIDEETFLANTTDLSHSLPAHLGLDPVKMKEMRMLMFPAEEEDIDDYHGVPFDRKPQFSKESSKSPLQHKFQRVSPPLTRKTPLALIEYKHGSFGSDSPGSILLTQQNKGVLLKTTKTEGFKLDVRQQTPISGTYSCNVVDAGLFMGRSFGVGWGPNGVLIHSGAPVGSKDDQCLSSIINLEKVAFDQVARDENKKFREELVDLCFDSTLHLHKEITHETKEFGEGPFALKLQRLVCDRLMLSDVCRSYICVIERQLEVPDLSPASRVLLMHQAMIWELIKVLFSTRQLSGKLKSLEDEDEEDMIPDARETSSDVDPEALPLIRRAEFSYWLQESVCHRVQEEVSSLNDSSDLQHMFLLLTGRQLDAAVELAASRGDVRLACLLSQAGGSMVNRSDVARQLDIWRVNGLDFNFVETERIRVFELVAGNIHRALHDVDIDWKRFLGLLMWYQLPPETELPIVFRTYQRLLNEGKAPSPVPVYIDEGPIEVSMNWHAVKHSDLGYYLMLLHANQEIDFSALKTMFSAFASTNDPLDYHMIWHQRAVLEAIGAFSSNDLHVLDISFISQLLCLGQCHWAVYVVLHMPHREDCPYLQAALIREILFQYCETWSSQDLQRQFIEDLGIPSAWLNEALATYFNYYSEFSKALEHFLECGKWQKAHTIFMTSVAHSLFLSEEHSEIWRLAASMEDHKSEIEDWDLGAGIYISFYLLRSSFQEDSDTMNQDTIENKDNACADFISRLNNSLAVWTNRLPVKARVVYSKMAEEICNLLLSDSSGSSSNEVQLSCYDTIFKAPIPEDTRAYHLQDAVSLFTSYLSEVPS; translated from the exons ATGGAGGTTGAGTTAGGGACTTCTGAACAACTTATTGTTTCTCAATCTCAatgtaaaagaagaaaaatttcTGCTTTAGATCAGATTTTGGGCGAGAACGAAGCTGATTTACCTACCTTGCGATCTCCTGATTATTTTACTGATCCATGCTTGAGTGAATTGGCTGTTAGGGAGCTAATGAGCTCAGGGTATTGCAGTAAAGTTGAAAATTTTACTGTTGGGAGGTTTGGTTACGGATTTGTCAAATTTTCTGGGGAAACAGATGTTAGGGGGTTGGATTTGGATCGAATTGTTAAGTTTAGCAGACATGAGGTGATTGTATATGAAGATGAAAATGACAAGCCCCCAGTTGGCATGGGGCTTAACAAGCCTGCTGAAGTAACTTTGCTACTGGAAATACGATCCTCCAAACACTATGACGTGGATTCTTCTAGAGAACTGGTGGAGAAATTAAGACTTAGAACAGAGAGACAAGGAGCACGTTTTATTTCGTTTGATCCATCAAATGGAGAATGGAAATTCTTCGTTCAGCATTTCAGCAGATTTGGTTTGAATgatgaggaagaagatgaagatatgATAATTGATGCTGTGTCTCCAGAAGTTCAAGATCCCGCGGATATGAATGGAAGAGATGTTTCTGACATTGATGAAGAAACCTTCTTAGCCAATACAACTGATCTTTCACATTCTCTTCCTGCCCATCTTGGGTTAGATCCTGTAaagatgaaagaaatgagaatgCTGATGTTTCCAGCAGAAGAAGAGGATATAGATGATTATCATGGTGTTCCTTTTGATAGAAAACCACAATTCAGTAAAGAATCTTCAAAATCCCCTTTGCAACATAAGTTCCAGAGAGTTAGTCCACCTTTAACTCGCAAGACTCCATTGGCTTTGATTGAATACAAACATGGTAGTTTTGGCTCGGACTCACCTGGGTCCATTTTGTTGACCCAACAAAATAAGGGTGTGCTTCTAAAGACAACAAAGACTGAAGGTTTCAAGCTGGATGTCAGGCAGCAAACACCTATAAGTGGAACCTACTCTTGTAATGTTGTTGATGCGGGATTGTTCATGGGTAGATCCTTTGGAGTTGGCTGGGGGCCTAATGGTGTTCTTATTCATTCTGGCGCTCCAGTTGGTAGTAAAGACGATCAATGTTTGTCCTCAATAATCAATTTGGAGAAGGTTGCATTTGACCAAGTAGCtagagatgaaaataaaaagtttaggGAGGAACTTGTTGATTTGTGTTTTGATTCAACCCTCCATCTTCACAAGGAAATTACTCATGAAACCAAAGAGTTCGGGGAGGGACCCTTTGCGTTAAAGCTTCAAAGACTTGTGTGTGATCGTCTAATGCTTTCAGATGTATGTCGGAGCTATATTTGTGTCATTGAGAGGCAATTGGAGGTTCCTGACTTATCTCCAGCATCCCGTGTTCTTCTGATGCACCAAGCAATGATTTGGGAATTAATAAAAGTGCTTTTCTCGACAAGACAATTGAGTGGGAAATTAAAGTCTCTTGAAGATGAGGATGAGGAAGATATGATACCTGATGCAAGAGAAACTTCTTCAGATGTTGATCCAGAAGCACTTCCATTGATAAGGAGAGCAGAATTCAGCTATTGGTTGCAAGAGAGTGTTTGTCACAGGGTACAGGAAGAAGTAAGTTCTTTGAATGATTCAAGTGATCTACAACATATGTTTTTACTTCTAACTGGTCGGCAGCTGGATGCTGCTGTGGAACTGGCGGCTTCTAGAGGAGATGTGCGGCTTGCATGTCTTCTTAGCCAAGCTGGTGGTTCGATGGTTAATCGTTCTGATGTTGCTAGGCAGCTTGATATTTGGAGAGTGAATGGGTTGGACTTCAATTTTGTTGAGACAGAGAGGATTAGGGTTTTTGAGTTGGTTGCTGGCAACATTCATAGAGCATTGCATGATGTAGACATTGACTGGAAAAGGTTTCTGGGGTTGTTGATGTGGTATCAGCTTCCACCAGAAACTGAATTGCCTATTGTGTTCCGCACATATCAGAGGCTTCTTAATGAAGGAAAAGCTCCATCTCCAGTTCCAGTTTATATTGATGAAGGACCTATAGAAGTGTCAATGAATTGGCATGCGGTGAAACATTCTGACCTCGGTTACTATCTTATGCTTCTTCATGCCAATCAAGAAATTGATTTCAGTGCTCTAAAGACGATGTTCAGTGCCTTTGCTTCAACAAATGATCCCCTTGACTACCATATGATCTGGCATCAGCGAGCTGTTTTAGAAGCCATTGGTGCTTTCAGTTCTAATGATCTTCATGTGCTAGACATTAGTTTCATTTCTCAGCTGCTATGCCTTGGTCAATGTCATTGGGCTGTCTATGTGGTGCTTCACATGCCTCACCGTGAAGATTGTCCTTATTTGCAAGCTGCTCTTATTAGGGAAATACTCTTCCAGTACTGTGAAACTTGGAGTTCTCAGGACTTGCAGCGGCAATTTATTGAGGATCTAGGTATTCCATCAGCATGGTTGAATGAGGCTTTG GcaacatattttaattattactcTGAATTCTCCAAAGCCCTAGAACACTTTTTGGAGTGCGGAAAGTGGCAGAAAGCGCACACTATTTTTATGACTTCAGTTGCTCATTCTCTTTTTCTATCAG AAGAACACTCAGAAATATGGAGGCTAGCAGCTTCCATGGAGGATCACAAATCAGAAATTGAAGATTGGGATCTGGGAGCtggaatatatatatctttttatttgttgagAAGTTCTTTTCAGGAGGACAGTGACACTATGAATCAA GACACTATAGAAAACAAAGACAATGCTTGTGCAGACTTCATTAGTCGCTTAAACAACTCTTTGGCTGTTTGGACAAACAGATTGCCTGTCAAAGCGAG
- the LOC125859997 gene encoding nuclear pore complex protein NUP96 isoform X2: MEVELGTSEQLIVSQSQCKRRKISALDQILGENEADLPTLRSPDYFTDPCLSELAVRELMSSGYCSKVENFTVGRFGYGFVKFSGETDVRGLDLDRIVKFSRHEVIVYEDENDKPPVGMGLNKPAEVTLLLEIRSSKHYDVDSSRELVEKLRLRTERQGARFISFDPSNGEWKFFVQHFSRFGLNDEEEDEDMIIDAVSPEVQDPADMNGRDVSDIDEETFLANTTDLSHSLPAHLGLDPVKMKEMRMLMFPAEEEDIDDYHGVPFDRKPQFSKESSKSPLQHKFQRVSPPLTRKTPLALIEYKHGSFGSDSPGSILLTQQNKGVLLKTTKTEGFKLDVRQQTPISGTYSCNVVDAGLFMGRSFGVGWGPNGVLIHSGAPVGSKDDQCLSSIINLEKVAFDQVARDENKKFREELVDLCFDSTLHLHKEITHETKEFGEGPFALKLQRLVCDRLMLSDVCRSYICVIERQLEVPDLSPASRVLLMHQAMIWELIKVLFSTRQLSGKLKSLEDEDEEDMIPDARETSSDVDPEALPLIRRAEFSYWLQESVCHRVQEEVSSLNDSSDLQHMFLLLTGRQLDAAVELAASRGDVRLACLLSQAGGSMVNRSDVARQLDIWRVNGLDFNFVETERIRVFELVAGNIHRALHDVDIDWKRFLGLLMWYQLPPETELPIVFRTYQRLLNEGKAPSPVPVYIDEGPIEVSMNWHAVKHSDLGYYLMLLHANQEIDFSALKTMFSAFASTNDPLDYHMIWHQRAVLEAIGAFSSNDLHVLDISFISQLLCLGQCHWAVYVVLHMPHREDCPYLQAALIREILFQYCETWSSQDLQRQFIEDLGIPSAWLNEALATYFNYYSEFSKALEHFLECGKWQKAHTIFMTSVAHSLFLSEHSEIWRLAASMEDHKSEIEDWDLGAGIYISFYLLRSSFQEDSDTMNQDTIENKDNACADFISRLNNSLAVWTNRLPVKARVVYSKMAEEICNLLLSDSSGSSSNEVQLSCYDTIFKAPIPEDTRAYHLQDAVSLFTSYLSEVPS, from the exons ATGGAGGTTGAGTTAGGGACTTCTGAACAACTTATTGTTTCTCAATCTCAatgtaaaagaagaaaaatttcTGCTTTAGATCAGATTTTGGGCGAGAACGAAGCTGATTTACCTACCTTGCGATCTCCTGATTATTTTACTGATCCATGCTTGAGTGAATTGGCTGTTAGGGAGCTAATGAGCTCAGGGTATTGCAGTAAAGTTGAAAATTTTACTGTTGGGAGGTTTGGTTACGGATTTGTCAAATTTTCTGGGGAAACAGATGTTAGGGGGTTGGATTTGGATCGAATTGTTAAGTTTAGCAGACATGAGGTGATTGTATATGAAGATGAAAATGACAAGCCCCCAGTTGGCATGGGGCTTAACAAGCCTGCTGAAGTAACTTTGCTACTGGAAATACGATCCTCCAAACACTATGACGTGGATTCTTCTAGAGAACTGGTGGAGAAATTAAGACTTAGAACAGAGAGACAAGGAGCACGTTTTATTTCGTTTGATCCATCAAATGGAGAATGGAAATTCTTCGTTCAGCATTTCAGCAGATTTGGTTTGAATgatgaggaagaagatgaagatatgATAATTGATGCTGTGTCTCCAGAAGTTCAAGATCCCGCGGATATGAATGGAAGAGATGTTTCTGACATTGATGAAGAAACCTTCTTAGCCAATACAACTGATCTTTCACATTCTCTTCCTGCCCATCTTGGGTTAGATCCTGTAaagatgaaagaaatgagaatgCTGATGTTTCCAGCAGAAGAAGAGGATATAGATGATTATCATGGTGTTCCTTTTGATAGAAAACCACAATTCAGTAAAGAATCTTCAAAATCCCCTTTGCAACATAAGTTCCAGAGAGTTAGTCCACCTTTAACTCGCAAGACTCCATTGGCTTTGATTGAATACAAACATGGTAGTTTTGGCTCGGACTCACCTGGGTCCATTTTGTTGACCCAACAAAATAAGGGTGTGCTTCTAAAGACAACAAAGACTGAAGGTTTCAAGCTGGATGTCAGGCAGCAAACACCTATAAGTGGAACCTACTCTTGTAATGTTGTTGATGCGGGATTGTTCATGGGTAGATCCTTTGGAGTTGGCTGGGGGCCTAATGGTGTTCTTATTCATTCTGGCGCTCCAGTTGGTAGTAAAGACGATCAATGTTTGTCCTCAATAATCAATTTGGAGAAGGTTGCATTTGACCAAGTAGCtagagatgaaaataaaaagtttaggGAGGAACTTGTTGATTTGTGTTTTGATTCAACCCTCCATCTTCACAAGGAAATTACTCATGAAACCAAAGAGTTCGGGGAGGGACCCTTTGCGTTAAAGCTTCAAAGACTTGTGTGTGATCGTCTAATGCTTTCAGATGTATGTCGGAGCTATATTTGTGTCATTGAGAGGCAATTGGAGGTTCCTGACTTATCTCCAGCATCCCGTGTTCTTCTGATGCACCAAGCAATGATTTGGGAATTAATAAAAGTGCTTTTCTCGACAAGACAATTGAGTGGGAAATTAAAGTCTCTTGAAGATGAGGATGAGGAAGATATGATACCTGATGCAAGAGAAACTTCTTCAGATGTTGATCCAGAAGCACTTCCATTGATAAGGAGAGCAGAATTCAGCTATTGGTTGCAAGAGAGTGTTTGTCACAGGGTACAGGAAGAAGTAAGTTCTTTGAATGATTCAAGTGATCTACAACATATGTTTTTACTTCTAACTGGTCGGCAGCTGGATGCTGCTGTGGAACTGGCGGCTTCTAGAGGAGATGTGCGGCTTGCATGTCTTCTTAGCCAAGCTGGTGGTTCGATGGTTAATCGTTCTGATGTTGCTAGGCAGCTTGATATTTGGAGAGTGAATGGGTTGGACTTCAATTTTGTTGAGACAGAGAGGATTAGGGTTTTTGAGTTGGTTGCTGGCAACATTCATAGAGCATTGCATGATGTAGACATTGACTGGAAAAGGTTTCTGGGGTTGTTGATGTGGTATCAGCTTCCACCAGAAACTGAATTGCCTATTGTGTTCCGCACATATCAGAGGCTTCTTAATGAAGGAAAAGCTCCATCTCCAGTTCCAGTTTATATTGATGAAGGACCTATAGAAGTGTCAATGAATTGGCATGCGGTGAAACATTCTGACCTCGGTTACTATCTTATGCTTCTTCATGCCAATCAAGAAATTGATTTCAGTGCTCTAAAGACGATGTTCAGTGCCTTTGCTTCAACAAATGATCCCCTTGACTACCATATGATCTGGCATCAGCGAGCTGTTTTAGAAGCCATTGGTGCTTTCAGTTCTAATGATCTTCATGTGCTAGACATTAGTTTCATTTCTCAGCTGCTATGCCTTGGTCAATGTCATTGGGCTGTCTATGTGGTGCTTCACATGCCTCACCGTGAAGATTGTCCTTATTTGCAAGCTGCTCTTATTAGGGAAATACTCTTCCAGTACTGTGAAACTTGGAGTTCTCAGGACTTGCAGCGGCAATTTATTGAGGATCTAGGTATTCCATCAGCATGGTTGAATGAGGCTTTG GcaacatattttaattattactcTGAATTCTCCAAAGCCCTAGAACACTTTTTGGAGTGCGGAAAGTGGCAGAAAGCGCACACTATTTTTATGACTTCAGTTGCTCATTCTCTTTTTCTATCAG AACACTCAGAAATATGGAGGCTAGCAGCTTCCATGGAGGATCACAAATCAGAAATTGAAGATTGGGATCTGGGAGCtggaatatatatatctttttatttgttgagAAGTTCTTTTCAGGAGGACAGTGACACTATGAATCAA GACACTATAGAAAACAAAGACAATGCTTGTGCAGACTTCATTAGTCGCTTAAACAACTCTTTGGCTGTTTGGACAAACAGATTGCCTGTCAAAGCGAG